The genomic stretch TACCCAAAAGATAGCCTTGACATATACCGATGGTATAGAAGAGATGATAGAAAATCTTTTAAATTGCTGGATAACAATATTGGCTATGTGACCTTACAAACCATTAAGGATGAAGATATATCCGAAATTAAGAAGCAATTCAGAGACACAAAAGGTATAATCATGGACATCAGAAATTATCCTTCAAAGTTTGTCCCATTTGTATTAGGAAGTTATTTTGTCTCTTCCGCTACGCCTTTTGTAAAGTTTACCCACGGGTCCGTAGACAATCCTGGTGAATTTACTTTTGAAAAAGAGTTGAAAATTCCGAGTAAAGGAGATACATACCAAGGAAAATTAGTGGTTCTGGTCAATGAACTTACACAAAGTCAAGCTGAATATACTTCTATGGCTTTTAGGGCAGGAGACAATACCACCATAATTGGCAGTACAACGGCAGGAGCTGATGGTAACGTTTCCCCGCTATATTTGCCTGGCGGAATGAGAACCATGATTTCAGGAATTGGGGTATATTACCCAAATGGAGAAGAGACGCAAAGAGTTGGTATTGTTCCGGACATAGAAGTCAAACCGACCATTTTAGGAATCAGGCAAGGCAAGGATGAACTGCTGGAAAAAGCTATTGAAATAATCAAAAAAGAAGAATAAGTTCAAATAAACGATAGACTTTGATTTATAATTAAATCATTTACAACGGTTTGGTTATATTTTAAATGACGAAAGTCAAATTGACTTTAAGAGTTCACAAACCGTCAACATTTTGAAAAAAGTGAAAACCCCAATAAAAATTGGAGTCCATGGAAAACGTTGATTCATGCCGGGGCTACTTTTTTAAGATTTATTCCTTTTTTCCCATTCACAGGATAGATACAATCTTCTTATTGGACCTCAAAAAAAAACCCCGGCGATAACCGGGGATTTTTTTTATGTTCCATAGTATGATCAATTTGGAGCTATTCGTATATAGCGTATATATCCTTTTCCTTCGGCCTTTCCTGGAATGGAAGAGGAACTAAGGTCTATCTCGGAATCAACGGTATAATATTCTTGGTTTTCCACGGCGGATTCGAACCGTATCTTGTAACCCTTGTCGATTACCGATGAATCCACGGTCAAAGTGATTAGGTTTCTTTCACCATTTCCAACGGTTGCCCCTGTAATGGCATCGATCTTTTCGTTTGTACCATGGCTGAAGCCCCACCATTCTTTAAGGTCGGGAAACCATTCGGGGTCATCCCCCTGCATATAAAGGGTTTTGACATAGGAGCCATCGCCATCTATTAAGGAGACGACCACGTATGCCCTTTCACCGGAATAGTTGGCCATTTGTATCATACATTTATACGATACGGGTGATGGTGCCTGTTCAAAAGCAGATGAACCAAAAACCATTAGGGCCAGAGTAAGAACGGATAATGTTTTAGATATAATTTTCTTCATTTGTCCCTAGTTAATTCAAAAAATCTAAATTGACGTTGTTTTGCTTTAATAACTCATTTTCTACCGCTAGATCATAAGGTGTTTCACCAAATTCGGTCATGGATTTGGTATCTGCTCCGTTAGCAATCAAGTACTTAAGCATGTCGGCATTATTGGATTTCATTGCGGCGTAGTGCAGAACCGTGTTTCCTTGGCTATCCTTTGCGTTGATGTCCGCTCCAAAAGCTGAAACACTTTTAAGGAGTCCCAAATCGTTTTTGGCAACGGCCAAATGCCAAACGGTACTCTTGTCCGGTTGGGTTTGCTTAAAATCAAAGCCTTTTTTGCGCAATGCGGCCACTTTTTCATCAAAATCACGGGGATTGCCACGGGTGGCGAAAAGGTAGTAGGCCAAATTGTTTCCGTCCTTGTCCAAAACATCGGTCTTGGCCCCTTGGGAAATCAAGTAATTTACTACCTCTCCGCTGTTGTTCTGAAGGGCAAGGGCCAAGGCAGAATGGCCTTCCTTGTTGGTATGGTTGATATTCTTTGTTTTTTCGGCCAAATACTTCACTACCTCCAGTTTATTTCGTGTGGCTGCGTTCAACAATGGTGTGTTACCATCTTTGTCGGCAGCGTTGGGGTCAACCCCCTTACCAATAAAGTAATCGTAGATGGCCAGATGATCAGAAGAACGTGAAATGTTGTGCAATGGCGTGGTTCCATCTGTTGATGTAATATTGGCATCCAGCCCCAATCCTTCCAAGTATTCAAAAACTTCCAGACCGTTGCTGCTCCCTCTTCCGCCCCTGCTGGCAAAAAGAATGGCATTTTCGTTGGTTTTCGGGTTTTTTTCAGTGGAAACGCCTCGGTCCGCCAACGCTTTGAGGACATCAATATTTCCACCTTGTGCCGCTATGTTAAAGATTCCATTTCCGTGGCCGTCCGTTGTGTTAAGATTTAGCCCTTTGCTCACGAAATAGTCGATAAGGTCCAAATCTTTAACTCTTGGAGCTGCCACCAAAAGTACATTTCGGCCATCGTGGTCTTTTTCGTTTTTTAGGTCTGCTCCGTTTTTAATAAGAAAATCATAGATTTTAGGGTCGGTTTGGCCCGTAGCTGCGGTAAATTGCGTCAAAGAGTACCCGTGGGAGTCTTTTAGGTCCGTTTTGGCACCTTTTTCGACCAAGTATTGCATCACTTCAAGATCTCCTCGGGAGGCTGCCCAAAAAATATAGGTTCTTGAGTCGTGCGTGCGTTTGTTCACATCGTTTCCTTTTTCTATAAGATGATTTATGGTTGCCACAGGGTTGCCTCCGAAAATGGCGAAGGTCGTTGGGTCGAACCCACCTCTGTTGGCTTCGGTAATGGAATATCCTTCGGCAATCTTGGCATCAATATCGGCAAGGCTGGGTTGTGAGGCCCAGTAATCCCTGTCCATAAATGGATTTTCAGAACCACCCTGAGCCGTTGTAACGGCGGTGGTAAGCACGGTAATAATACCGAAAAGAACTGATTTTATCGTTTTTGCCTTCATTTTTGTTGGGTTCTTTTGAGTGAACTATATTTTCTTGATTCACTATTTTAAATTAGTCTTAATACGAAGGTAAGAAATCCGCGAGAAATGTTGTTCACGCGGATTTTTACAATCATAAATTCATGGAAGGCATTAAAAAGTTCCGATAAAGTGGCTTCCTTCCACATTGATTAATTCAGCACCTTTGGTCACGTCCCCGGTTTCCGTGTCGATTACGTAAATGTTTCCGTTTTCCCCAACAGGAGCTTGGGTTACATAGATTTCTGTACCATCAACGGCAAAACCTTGGTATTGGAAGAGGTAAAAATCAGGGTCATAAGGAATTTCGGTGATTTGCTGAGCGGTCTGCGCTTCCAAATCCACTAATGCAAAGAATCCCTGCGCCCCTGCAACTCCTTCGGCCGAGCCATTATGACGGTAGGCCAAAACAGCTTTTCCATTGGCCGCTGGTCTCCAGGCAAGGATATATGCTCCTTCCACGCCCAACGCTTCGTCAAGATTAAAATCGTAGGTGTCGTCGTATTCGTTGTCGGCATCTATTTTTAGGATGTGGGAACCTTCGGGGTCTCCTTGGTTGGCCTGATAAACACTTCCGTTGTACAAGAAGGCATTGATGCTTCGGTAACCGTTGGTATTTCCGTGCCCGACTGTGGAAGTGATTACAGATGGGTTCAACAGTGATGGATAGTCCAATACTATGGTCTTGGAGCCCAAAATTTCGTAATCGCTATCCCTTTCTGCGGTTTCAGGATCTACCTTGCTCAAACGGGCTCCGATATATAGTTTGTCCCCCGCTTCGTTCAGTACGGGCATATCGATTCTGGAAATGTAGTAACCGTTGGCCTCTTCTTCGGCACTTAAAGCGATGCTGTGCTCTTGAAATTCGTTGATCTGTGAATTTTCCAAGTCCAAGGTCAAAACTCCCATTGTGGCCTCGGTGCGTAGGTAATTGTCGTTTTCATCGAATTGATTTTCTGTGGAAACATACACGGCCGACCCCGTTTTATCCCCATCGAACAACTTGATCCATCTAGGGGCAGAGCCTACGTATGGTGCAATGCTGATCTCGGTTCCTGTTTGGGTAAAGTCCTGTCCGCCATCAACGGTATACTTGGTGTAATTTCCGCCGGTGTCCCCAGCATAGCTGATGTTGAAGATTGTGTTGCCATCCTCTGAGGCTTGCAATCTGGCCGTTCTGTTCGATGGAACTATAAAACCATTATCAAAAGGTTCCACGGATACGGTAGGGTCTTTGGCATCTTCACTGCTAATGGCATAGATCAATGTACCGCCATTGCCGTCTCCCGGATTTTCTCCCATTCGGGCCGCGGCCACGGTGATCCATCTTGTATCTTCCACGGGTTCACCGTCTCCATCACCATCACCATCGGTGGGAGGGGGGGTGCCCCCATTGTCGTCGCTACTACAAGAGGAAATAAGTGCTACTACCATAAGGATAGAGGCGAAAAATTTAATATTCAAAAAGTTACGTTTCATTTTAAATGATATTTAAGTAATTAAATAGAATTGATTATGTAGTTTAATTTTAGATAGAAAGCCCTTCCCGGCTTTTGTACCGATAGATTATCATAGACAGGTTTGTCGAATATGTTCTTCACATCAAAGCTCATTATGAACTTGTTGTTGGGAAAGGTGTAACTAAGACCAATGTCCTGGGCCAATTGCTCCGGGACTTTAAAAAAGTCATCTCCCACGGTGTTGGAGCCCTGCGGAACCAAGTATGAAAACTCTCCGGTGAAATACATGGTATAGAAGAGGTTCAATCTGGAATTTTTTTGTATCAAATCTTTGAACGAGTATCTGGCACTTGCGTTCATGGTGAAGAACGGCGTGTTGGGCACATCGATTTCCACTCCTCTGTTTTCAACGGTCAAATCAAAACGGGAAATATTGAAGTTGACCCCAAAATTATTGTCGTAGGTATAATCAAATTGGGCATCAAAACCTTTTGAGGTACCGCTCCCCTGATTTACATAAAGAATGAGTTCGTCGTCCACATTAAGGGATGTTTCAATGGGCAAACCGATCCTATCCTTAATGTTTCTTGTGAAAAAGTTCGTCGAAACACTAAAATCGTGCTTTTTAAAGGAGAACGTTCCAAGGCGGAACCCTAGATTGTAATTATTGCTCTGCTCTGGGTTAATGCTTGCATTGGCCACTACGTTGTCCCCGTCGTTACCAAAAATTTCCGTTTCGTTGGGAAGGCGAACGGCTTTCTCTGCCGATGTCAAAAGTGTGATGTTTGGCAAAATTGCATAGGACAAAGCAAAACCGTACCCATCGTAATCTTTGTTGCTGCTCACCACCTCGTCCACAACCTGATTGTTTCCGTTCGCATCGGTTTCAATCGCGGGATCCACACTGATTGTTTTTTGCTGATAGTGCTTGCCGAACAGGCTGGTCTTCAAACGGTTTTTAAAGGCGGATAATTCATAGGTCAAGGAAAAAATGTTCTTGCGCAGGTCGCGGGTTCCCGTAAATGTGTTTTCCAAGACGGACCGTAGTTCGTCGCTATCTTCCCGGTCTATACTACTGAAAACGTGGTTAAACAAAAATTTGTGGTTGTTGTTGATGGAGTAGGACAGCCCGGAACGTATGGATGCCACATTTCGTTTGATCTTTGCCAAGGTAGGACCTCCTTCTTGCTGTGACCCCCACGAATATTGGTATTCATCTCCCCTAAAATCAATGGCCCGTTCCCCGTTCCAGCTATAGGCCCATGGCACGGTATCGTTCACGGCCCGGTTCCGTTTTCCGTATAAACCATGTACATTCAGGTCCAGACCTTTGGTGAACAAATCGGTTTTTTGATACGTGAGGTTGCCCAACAGGGCATCGGATTCCAAAAACCTGTCTTTATAGGGCGTAATGGTCATAAAGGCCCCATGCTGCACTTCTTTGTAATCATCGGAACCCGTGACCCCTACAAAAAATTGGTCTGCCCATTTT from Flagellimonas oceani encodes the following:
- a CDS encoding TonB-dependent receptor; its protein translation is MAKYLVVIFFLIVAPIQAQSTKESSIFGRITSVDGSPLSYATVVIKGTRTGTLTDEQGNFQMNVPYGQYTVTVTFIGYVKTSKTVETSPGNNRARLDFTLKENTENLDEVTVNGKSKKTVLETEGFAVNAVETKEASLRNIQANELLNTTVGVKIRQNGGLGSNVEYSLNGLSGSAVRIFIDGIPISTYGSSFNLNSIPPSMIKRIEVYKGVVPGHLADDALGGAINIQLHQEASTNFNASVSYGSFNTFQANVNGTYRFDDSGFTVKASLFHNYSDNDYKVSGRSVVVTGIGGVQTPITARRFNDAYRSTGGMAQVGFTDVKWADQFFVGVTGSDDYKEVQHGAFMTITPYKDRFLESDALLGNLTYQKTDLFTKGLDLNVHGLYGKRNRAVNDTVPWAYSWNGERAIDFRGDEYQYSWGSQQEGGPTLAKIKRNVASIRSGLSYSINNNHKFLFNHVFSSIDREDSDELRSVLENTFTGTRDLRKNIFSLTYELSAFKNRLKTSLFGKHYQQKTISVDPAIETDANGNNQVVDEVVSSNKDYDGYGFALSYAILPNITLLTSAEKAVRLPNETEIFGNDGDNVVANASINPEQSNNYNLGFRLGTFSFKKHDFSVSTNFFTRNIKDRIGLPIETSLNVDDELILYVNQGSGTSKGFDAQFDYTYDNNFGVNFNISRFDLTVENRGVEIDVPNTPFFTMNASARYSFKDLIQKNSRLNLFYTMYFTGEFSYLVPQGSNTVGDDFFKVPEQLAQDIGLSYTFPNNKFIMSFDVKNIFDKPVYDNLSVQKPGRAFYLKLNYIINSI
- a CDS encoding DUF2271 domain-containing protein; the encoded protein is MKKIISKTLSVLTLALMVFGSSAFEQAPSPVSYKCMIQMANYSGERAYVVVSLIDGDGSYVKTLYMQGDDPEWFPDLKEWWGFSHGTNEKIDAITGATVGNGERNLITLTVDSSVIDKGYKIRFESAVENQEYYTVDSEIDLSSSSIPGKAEGKGYIRYIRIAPN
- a CDS encoding ankyrin repeat domain-containing protein → MKAKTIKSVLFGIITVLTTAVTTAQGGSENPFMDRDYWASQPSLADIDAKIAEGYSITEANRGGFDPTTFAIFGGNPVATINHLIEKGNDVNKRTHDSRTYIFWAASRGDLEVMQYLVEKGAKTDLKDSHGYSLTQFTAATGQTDPKIYDFLIKNGADLKNEKDHDGRNVLLVAAPRVKDLDLIDYFVSKGLNLNTTDGHGNGIFNIAAQGGNIDVLKALADRGVSTEKNPKTNENAILFASRGGRGSSNGLEVFEYLEGLGLDANITSTDGTTPLHNISRSSDHLAIYDYFIGKGVDPNAADKDGNTPLLNAATRNKLEVVKYLAEKTKNINHTNKEGHSALALALQNNSGEVVNYLISQGAKTDVLDKDGNNLAYYLFATRGNPRDFDEKVAALRKKGFDFKQTQPDKSTVWHLAVAKNDLGLLKSVSAFGADINAKDSQGNTVLHYAAMKSNNADMLKYLIANGADTKSMTEFGETPYDLAVENELLKQNNVNLDFLN